In the Malania oleifera isolate guangnan ecotype guangnan chromosome 1, ASM2987363v1, whole genome shotgun sequence genome, one interval contains:
- the LOC131148935 gene encoding uncharacterized protein LOC131148935 produces MVSDEPKKARMFERRLRQVIRAQVATLLVQSFTELVDRAMVEEASMQEEEREANQKKRLLSHGSQFSSSQSTWKQPSNFIGQRQELGSRASQGSSLSATCPRCHKNHLGECRAGTAVCYRCGVARHQVQDCRATLKYPPQLQQYGRGNQTPRGGHQGNTTQARVYSMMSADTEHAGDVVTSIIYMLSHKVVMLVNSSATHSFVSRRFVEVCEI; encoded by the coding sequence ATGGTCTCGGATGAACCGAAGAAGGCTCGGATGTTTGAGAGAAGGCTGAGACAGGTGATACGTGCGCAGGTGGCGACGTTATTGGTCCAGAGCTTTACTGAGCTGGTGGATAGGGCTATGGTGGAAGAGGCCAGTATGcaagaagaggagagagaggcgAACCAAAAGAAGAGGCTCTTATCTCATGGGTCTCAGTTTAGCTCCAGTCAGAGTACGTGGAAGCAACCTAGTAATTTTATAGGTCAGCGACAGGAGTTAGGATCTCGAGCCTCTCAGGGGAGCTCTCTGAGTGCCACTTGTCCTAGATGCCATAAGAATCATCTAGGCGAGTGCAGGGCTGGAACAGCTGTCTGCTATCGGTGTGGAGTAGCAAGGCATCAGGTGCAAGATTGTCGTGCGACGCTGAAGTACCCACCTCAGTTACAGCAATATGGGAGAGGGAACCAGACACCTCGAGGGGGTCACCAGGGGAATACAACCCAGGCACGGGTGTATTCTATGATGTCGGCTGATACCGAGCACGCAGGAGATGTGGTTACAAGTATTATTTATATGCTTTCCCATAAAGTTGTCATGCTTGTTAATTCAAGTGCAACCCACTCATTCGTGTCTAGGAGGTTTGTTGAAGTATGTGAAATATAG